The following coding sequences lie in one Spinacia oleracea cultivar Varoflay chromosome 1, BTI_SOV_V1, whole genome shotgun sequence genomic window:
- the LOC130465681 gene encoding uncharacterized protein produces the protein MPDQTDPSLNPNSAYFLSNHDVNVSKLVSIVFDGKCFNDWKRSMVIALSARNKLCFVDGSLNQPATNAQNFRIWTRCNDLVISWILASLEPSIARSVLYLKTAREIWLDLEDRFCQSSGPQLFSIQLKLYNLNQDDDEDISSFFTKIKLLWDQLDGLDPLPSCSCTGCNCTLTQKLLKSQQNQRLIQFLMKLNPKYEHPKSTILMMNPLPTISKAYGLLLQDDQQREVQSNRSYMNSESIVFTARKFTDNKYRSQYPSSTNNQGVFAGSQSRNTTRNNLFCEHCRMKNHTIDKCWKLHGYPKDFKGKGKRVAAAVHMEDSYADDSNQEDKGLVHATFTEEQYNQLMKHINPHQVASQVETNGSNSLGLATSSQPQVQ, from the exons ATGCCTGATCAAACAGATCCTTCTCTTAATCCGAATTCCGCATATTTTCTTAGCAACCATGATGTTAATGTTTCAAAGTTAGTCAGCATAGTGTTTGATGGAAAATGCTTTAATGACTGGAAACGTTCTATGGTGATTGCATTATCAGCTAGGAACAAACTTTGTTTTGTTGATGGTTCATTGAATCAACCAGCAACAAATGCTCAAAACTTTAGAATCTGGACCAGATGTAATGATTTGGTCATCTCTTGGATTCTAGCTTCTCTTGAACCTTCAATTGCAAGAAGTGTTCTATATCTGAAGACTGCAAGAGAGATATGGCTGGATTTGGAAGATAGATTCTGTCAGTCCTCTGGTCCTCAGTTGTTTTCTATTCAGTTGAAACTTTACAACCTAAATCAAGATGATGATGAGGATATCTCAAGTTTTTTCACCAAAATTAAACTTCTCTGGGATCAGTTAGATGGACTAGATCCTTTGCCTTCTTGTTCTTGTACTGGTTGTAATTGCACTCTCACACAAAAACTGTTAAAATCTCAACAAAATCAGAGGTTGATCCAATTCTTAATGAAGCTTAACCCAAAGTATGAGCATCCTAAGAGCACGATTCTTATGATGAATCCTTTGCCAACCATTTCTAAGGCATATGGCTTATTACTCCAGGATGATCAGCAGAGAGAAGTGCAGAGCAACAGAAGCTATATGAACTCAGAATCAATAGTATTCACTGCTAGAAAGTTCACTGATAACAAGTACAGATCACAGTATCCTTCTAGCACCAACAATCAAGGTGTTTTTGCTGGATCTCAATCAAGAAACACCACCAGAAACAACCTATTCTGTGAGCATTGCAGAATGAAAAATCATACTATTGACAAATGCTGGAAGTTACATGGATATCCTAAAGATTTCAAAGGCAAAGGCAAAAGAGTTGCAGCTGCTGTACATATGGAAGATTCCTATGCTGATGATTCAAATCAAGAGGATAAAGGTCTGGTTCATGCAACTTTCACTGAAGAGCAGTATAATCAGTTGATGAAACATATCAACCCACACCAGGTTGCTAGCCAAGTTGAGACCAATGGCTCTAACTCTCTTGGTCTGGCAACCAGTTCTCAACCACAAG ttcagtag
- the LOC110785559 gene encoding probable acylpyruvase FAHD1, mitochondrial — translation MANLIEKGTKIVGVGRNYIDNNPAPMPKEPVLFLKPTSSYLENGGTIEIPASMEQVWYEAELAVVIGKKARDVSESEALDYVGGYALGLDMTAKELQATIKATGLPWLLAKGLDTFTPISEMIPVSAVPDPHNLELWLDVDGESKQKGSTKDMIFKIPFLISHISSFMTLMEGDVILTGTPEGIGPVKPGQKITAGITGLVDVHFCAERRSSPVSN, via the exons ATGGCTAATCTAATTGAGAAGGGGACTAAGATCGTCGGCGTTGGCCGTAACTATATCGATAACAACCCCGCTCCGATGCCTAAG GAACCAGTGTTGTTCTTGAAGCCAACATCATCCTACTTGGAAAATGGAGGAACAATTGAAATCCCAGCTTCAATGGAGCAAGTCTGGTATGAAGCTGAGCTTGCTGTGGTTATTGGCAAGAAAGCTCGTGATGTTTCTGAATCTGAGGCCTTGGATTATGTTGGAG GCTATGCTTTAGGACTTGATATGACAGCAAAGGAACTCCAAGCCACAATTAAG GCAACAGGTCTTCCATGGCTACTAGCTAAAGGACTCGACACGTTTACCCCTATCAGTGAAATG ATTCCAGTATCTGCAGTGCCTGATCCTCATAACTTGGAGCTGTGGTTGGAT GTTGATGGAGAATCGAAGCAGAAGGGATCGACAAAAGACATGATATTCAAAATCCCATTCCTGATTAGCCACATCAGTTCCTTCATGACACTTATGGAAGGAGATGTCATCCTAACAG GCACCCCAGAAGGTATCGGGCCTGTGAAACCCGGACAAAAGATAACTGCTGGTATAACAGGTCTGGTTGACGTTCATTTCTGTGCTGAAAGACGGAGCTCACCAGTAAGCAACTAA
- the LOC110785525 gene encoding exocyst complex component EXO70A1-like isoform X2 produces MVDLLINNGQALSCQGVPEREQVDRAFGPVAAVLKIHDSVCGLEMSLMAGPIGGDILRYLSVVKQFEEALMFQSDNCELAGKWIEDIAKLLDENVMGDDKYILNVKKSLSILSELKEMKAHVTLKGGVLSNAFNTIELEFRELIKENSSSSNKFTELLVHKLQTVIERLKANDRVENCKTIFVDVRSSNTRAALQALDLSYLEEEISESDSIQKFEDHTVQWGKHMEFAVKHILQHEYEVCKSVFDKFGSEVSLGCFAKITVQSGFLALLEFGNRITEAKKDAIKLLKLLDIFAILHNLRADFNMLFGSKSCIEIQNLTRELIKRVVDGACEIFKELSHQVEAQRFNMMPPLDGSVPRLVTFVTNYCAILLEDNHRLILSQVLSIHQIWNTKKSHNGILREEFRNILNSLEVNLETWSKTIEDVSLSYFFLMNNYMYLYEFLQGTVFGDLMGEKLLTEHKSKMQNYAQAYLKHSWGKLPSILSENELVLFSTNTQELVKQRFRGFNDAFEELYKKQSQWVVMDNVMREKACQLIVHTVVPSYRCYVHNYGYMVENGSSPSKYVKYSVSSLEAMLSSLFQLNVTKFSRSNSSKSNHLIGKLRNAVANQFRVATITT; encoded by the exons ATGGTTGATTTGCTGATCAACAATGGACAAGCTCTTAGCTGCCAGGGAGTGCCTGAGA GAGAGCAAGTGGACAGAGCCTTTGGACCTGTCGCGGCAGTTTTGAAGATACACGATTCTGTTTGTGGGCTCGAGATGTCGCTCATGGCGGGCCCCATAGGCGGTGATATTCTGAGGTACTTGTCAGTAGTGAAGCAGTTTGAAGAGGCACTTATGTTTCAGTCTGACAACTGTGAGTTAGCAGGGAAGTGGATAGAGGATATAGCGAAGCTCTTAGATGAAAATGTAATGGGTGATGACAAGTACATATTGAATGTGAAGAAATCATTGAGTATTCTCTCTGAACTTAAGGAAATGAAGGCGCATGTTACACTCAAGGGAGGAGTTTTAAGCAATGCATTCAACACAATAGAGCTTGAATTCAGGGAACTGATCAAGGAGAATTCTAGCAGCAGCAACAAATTCACAGAACTTCTGGTTCATAAACTTCAAACTGTTATAGAGAGGTTAAAAGCCAATGATAGGGTTGAGAATTGCAAGACTATCTTTGTTGATGTGAGGAGTTCAAATACTAGGGCAGCTTTACAAGCTCTTGATTTGAGCTACCTTGAAGAAGAAATCTCTGAATCAGATTCTATACAGAAGTTTGAAGATCATACAGTTCAATGGGGTAAACACATGGAGTTTGctgttaaacatatactccaACATGAGTATGAGGTTTGCAAAAGTGTCTTTGATAAGTTTGGTTCAGAGGTTTCCCTTGGATGTTTTGCGAAAATCACAGTTCAATCTGGTTTTTTAGCACTTCTAGAATTTGGCAACAGGATTACTGAGGCGAAAAAAGACGCCATCAAACTTCTGAAGTTGTTAGACATATTTGCAATCCTGCACAACTTGAGGGCAGACTTTAACATGCTTTTTGGCTCAAAATCATGCATTGAGATCCAAAATCTTACACGAGAACTCATCAAACGGGTAGTTGATGGGGCGTGTGAGATATTCAAGGAACTCTCTCATCAAGTTGAGGCTCAAAGGTTTAACATGATGCCTCCTTTAGATGGTAGTGTCCCTCGTTTAGTGACCTTTGTTACTAATTACTGCGCCATTCTATTAGAGGATAATCACAGGCTAATTCTTTCTCAAGTGTTATCCATCCATCAAATTTGGAACACGAAAAAATCCCACAACGGAATTCTCAGAGAAGAGTTTCGAAACATTTTGAATTCCTTGGAGGTTAATCTAGAGACATGGTCAAAAACCATTGAGGATGTTTCACTGTCCTACTTTTTCCTGATGAACAATTACATGTATCTGTATGAATTCTTGCAGGGAACAGTTTTTGGCGATCTTATGGGAGAAAAGTTGTTAACTGAGCATAAAAGTAAAATGCAAAACTATGCTCAAGCATACTTGAAACATAGTTGGGGAAAACTGCCATCTATTCTAAGTGAGAATGAATTAGTACTGTTTTCAACAAACACTCAAGAATTGGTGAAGCAAAGGTTTAGAGGATTCAATGACGCGTTTGAAGAACTATACAAGAAACAATCTCAATGGGTGGTGATGGATAATGTAATGCGAGAGAAGGCATGTCAACTCATAGTTCATACAGTTGTTCCGAGTTATAGGTGTTATGTTCATAATTATGGTTACATGGTGGAAAATGGTTCAAGTCCAAGTAAATATGTTAAGTACTCTGTATCAAGTTTGGAGGCTATGCTTAGCTCTTTGTTTCAGCTTAATGTAACCAAATTTAGTCGTAGTAATAGCTCTAAATCCAACCATTTGATTGGTAAACTGCGAAATGCTGTTGCTAATCAGTTTCGTGTTGCTACGATTACTACATGA
- the LOC110785525 gene encoding exocyst complex component EXO70A1-like isoform X1 → MDKLLAARECLRVSLEKSNSLSSQIDETNSNLKKINENLPLLSTELRSTYTRKSTLFSVGEQVDRAFGPVAAVLKIHDSVCGLEMSLMAGPIGGDILRYLSVVKQFEEALMFQSDNCELAGKWIEDIAKLLDENVMGDDKYILNVKKSLSILSELKEMKAHVTLKGGVLSNAFNTIELEFRELIKENSSSSNKFTELLVHKLQTVIERLKANDRVENCKTIFVDVRSSNTRAALQALDLSYLEEEISESDSIQKFEDHTVQWGKHMEFAVKHILQHEYEVCKSVFDKFGSEVSLGCFAKITVQSGFLALLEFGNRITEAKKDAIKLLKLLDIFAILHNLRADFNMLFGSKSCIEIQNLTRELIKRVVDGACEIFKELSHQVEAQRFNMMPPLDGSVPRLVTFVTNYCAILLEDNHRLILSQVLSIHQIWNTKKSHNGILREEFRNILNSLEVNLETWSKTIEDVSLSYFFLMNNYMYLYEFLQGTVFGDLMGEKLLTEHKSKMQNYAQAYLKHSWGKLPSILSENELVLFSTNTQELVKQRFRGFNDAFEELYKKQSQWVVMDNVMREKACQLIVHTVVPSYRCYVHNYGYMVENGSSPSKYVKYSVSSLEAMLSSLFQLNVTKFSRSNSSKSNHLIGKLRNAVANQFRVATITT, encoded by the coding sequence ATGGACAAGCTCTTAGCTGCCAGGGAGTGCCTGAGAGTCAGTCTTGAAAAATCAAATTCTTTGTCTTCTCAGATTGATGAAACCAACTCAAACTTAAAGAAGATAAATGAAAACTTACCTTTGTTATCAACTGAGCTTCGTTCTACTTACACCAGAAAATCCACTCTTTTTTCTGTAGGAGAGCAAGTGGACAGAGCCTTTGGACCTGTCGCGGCAGTTTTGAAGATACACGATTCTGTTTGTGGGCTCGAGATGTCGCTCATGGCGGGCCCCATAGGCGGTGATATTCTGAGGTACTTGTCAGTAGTGAAGCAGTTTGAAGAGGCACTTATGTTTCAGTCTGACAACTGTGAGTTAGCAGGGAAGTGGATAGAGGATATAGCGAAGCTCTTAGATGAAAATGTAATGGGTGATGACAAGTACATATTGAATGTGAAGAAATCATTGAGTATTCTCTCTGAACTTAAGGAAATGAAGGCGCATGTTACACTCAAGGGAGGAGTTTTAAGCAATGCATTCAACACAATAGAGCTTGAATTCAGGGAACTGATCAAGGAGAATTCTAGCAGCAGCAACAAATTCACAGAACTTCTGGTTCATAAACTTCAAACTGTTATAGAGAGGTTAAAAGCCAATGATAGGGTTGAGAATTGCAAGACTATCTTTGTTGATGTGAGGAGTTCAAATACTAGGGCAGCTTTACAAGCTCTTGATTTGAGCTACCTTGAAGAAGAAATCTCTGAATCAGATTCTATACAGAAGTTTGAAGATCATACAGTTCAATGGGGTAAACACATGGAGTTTGctgttaaacatatactccaACATGAGTATGAGGTTTGCAAAAGTGTCTTTGATAAGTTTGGTTCAGAGGTTTCCCTTGGATGTTTTGCGAAAATCACAGTTCAATCTGGTTTTTTAGCACTTCTAGAATTTGGCAACAGGATTACTGAGGCGAAAAAAGACGCCATCAAACTTCTGAAGTTGTTAGACATATTTGCAATCCTGCACAACTTGAGGGCAGACTTTAACATGCTTTTTGGCTCAAAATCATGCATTGAGATCCAAAATCTTACACGAGAACTCATCAAACGGGTAGTTGATGGGGCGTGTGAGATATTCAAGGAACTCTCTCATCAAGTTGAGGCTCAAAGGTTTAACATGATGCCTCCTTTAGATGGTAGTGTCCCTCGTTTAGTGACCTTTGTTACTAATTACTGCGCCATTCTATTAGAGGATAATCACAGGCTAATTCTTTCTCAAGTGTTATCCATCCATCAAATTTGGAACACGAAAAAATCCCACAACGGAATTCTCAGAGAAGAGTTTCGAAACATTTTGAATTCCTTGGAGGTTAATCTAGAGACATGGTCAAAAACCATTGAGGATGTTTCACTGTCCTACTTTTTCCTGATGAACAATTACATGTATCTGTATGAATTCTTGCAGGGAACAGTTTTTGGCGATCTTATGGGAGAAAAGTTGTTAACTGAGCATAAAAGTAAAATGCAAAACTATGCTCAAGCATACTTGAAACATAGTTGGGGAAAACTGCCATCTATTCTAAGTGAGAATGAATTAGTACTGTTTTCAACAAACACTCAAGAATTGGTGAAGCAAAGGTTTAGAGGATTCAATGACGCGTTTGAAGAACTATACAAGAAACAATCTCAATGGGTGGTGATGGATAATGTAATGCGAGAGAAGGCATGTCAACTCATAGTTCATACAGTTGTTCCGAGTTATAGGTGTTATGTTCATAATTATGGTTACATGGTGGAAAATGGTTCAAGTCCAAGTAAATATGTTAAGTACTCTGTATCAAGTTTGGAGGCTATGCTTAGCTCTTTGTTTCAGCTTAATGTAACCAAATTTAGTCGTAGTAATAGCTCTAAATCCAACCATTTGATTGGTAAACTGCGAAATGCTGTTGCTAATCAGTTTCGTGTTGCTACGATTACTACATGA